Part of the Edaphobacter lichenicola genome, TGGTGAAGCCAACCACATCGATGACTTTCGTTGACAACGTCACTGCAGATTTCGCAACTGTGATGTAGCGGTCGCGCTTCTGGTCGTTGAATTCGTTCACATCGTTATTTATCGCGACCCGAAGGGCTGCTTTATCTCAGCCACGTCAGTTTTCTGCTACGTCGAATGATAACCTTCTGGCTGGAAATGATTTTAGCCATGCAATGATCTGGCCAGCGAACGACAAATCGGATGTCGAAAGGTGGCGCTTCACGCTTCGGGTTATGGCAATGACTTCAGCTCGCAACTCGACGGAGAAGTCGGTTTCCTTAAGAGAGCTGGTCGAAAAGATCGCCGTGTTTTGGGAAAGACCAAGGAACCAGTTCTCGTTCGAACAGGAGAATGGATAAAAAATCCAACAGACAGGCGCTGAACGGTCATCATAGATCGCTAAAGAAAAACCGGCTCTTACTATTGAGGGCCAGCACATGATCAGCTATATTCTTGGTCGGATTTAGAAATGTGGCGGCGGGTCCACGCTAATAATTGAAACAGCATCATGAAAATAACCCATAATTTGGCCATTTGGCCAAATTATGGGTTATTTTTCAGTGAACTGCGGCCTGAGCCAAAATCAAATTCTCATGGGCATCAGGATGTATCTATACTTCACATCCTCATTCGCATCTTCGGGCCGCATCTGACCTGCGCTCTGTGCATCCTTGAACTCCAGACGCACCTCGCCGCTATTGCCGATCGCCTTCAGAAAATCGATAAGATACTGGCTGTTAAATCCCACCACCAGTGGATCGTAGTTATATGGTGTCTCGATCGTATCTTCCGACTCACCAGCATCCGTGCTCGAAGAAGAGAGCTTCAGTTCATTCTGTTCGAGCCGTATCTTGATCGCGCCACTCCGCTCATCCGCAAACTGAGCCACGCGCTGAATCGAACCCATCAGATCCTCTGACCGAACGATCACAAACTTGTTGTTATCCCGCGGCAGCACGGCCTCATAATTAGGGAACTGGCCGGTCAGCTTCCGACTGGTCAACACCCGGCCACCAACCCTGAAGAACAACGTCTGATCGTCATCGCCAAACTCGAGCGTCTCGGCCTCCGTCGCCCCGAGCAGCGAAGAAAGCTCACTCAGCGCCTTCCGTGGAATCAGCGTCTTCTTCTCGCCCGACACACCATCCAGCGTCTCGCCCATCTTTTCGATATGCGCCAGCCGATGGCCATCCGTCGCAACCATCGCCATGCTCTCCGCCTTCAGGACCAGCAGCGCCCCATTCAGCGTGTAACGAGACTCCTCGTTCGAGATCGCAAAGATCGTCTTCGACACCATGTTCTTCAGCGAAGGCACCGAGATCTTCACCGCACCGCTGGCAGGAAACTCAGGCACCTGCGGAAAGTTCGCCCGCGCCATACCCACCATCTTCGTATTTGATCGCCCCGCGCGGATCTGCACCCAGTGGTTGTCCATCAGCTTGATCGAGATCTCGCCCTCAGGCAGCAGCTTGATGTAGTCGTACAGCTTGCGCGCGGGAATCGTGCACGCGCCCGCCTTCTTCACCTTGGCTGCGCAGCTCGTCCGCAGGCTCTGATCGAGATCAGTTGCAGTAATGGTCAACCGGTCGCCACCCTCGCCCTGCGTCGCCTCGAACAGAAAGTTCGACAGGATTGGAATCGTCGTCTTCCGCTCGACCACGCTCTGGGCAGCAGTCAACTCTCGCAGCAACTCCGTGCGGGAGACGGTGATCTCGAGGTTGCCGGTTGGGGCTTGCGCTGCGCTCGTCTCGGTCGGCAAAGTCATCTCGGGCTCCTGGGTCGCACTGGTCACTGTTTGTCTCTCCGTCTGCGTTGGTTGCTGCTGGCCAAACTGTACACCGAATCGAACCCACGATGCATCTCGGCCGTTCAACGTCTGCTTGATTCTAGGGGTGAAACGGCCTCCAGCGCGACAGATTTCTTTGTGGAAACCAGGGTTGTTGTGTGCGATGTCGAAATCTGCCAGAACTCAACCAACGCCCGTGACTGCCTTCTAAGAAACAAGAGAAAAAGAGAGAAATACTAGTAGCAGTAACCGTTGTCGCTTGAAAAGTGGATATCCTTCCCATCGATCTCATAAATAGACGTTTATGTCGCGGTCCTGTTTTAGAAAATAGGTCGCTCCAAAACGTATATTCAGGAAGACCGGCCTATACCTCCGCATCAACCGTCCTCTTATCCCACTTCTTCACAGCCGCCGCCTTCAGCTTCTGAGAAGACTTGTCCCAAAACGTGGGAATGTTCACCAAACAAAACAGAATGAGCGCTTTACCCGAACCATTTTTTTCACACCTACATCTCACCTACGAGGATAATCAGTCCCAAAGCTCAAAGGAGTCCAGCATGAAGATCGCGCTCTTCGGAGCCAGTGGGGCCACCGGAAGACTCCTCACCCAACGCTGTCTCGCCGCTGGATACCAGGTCACCGCGCTGCTCCGCACGCCCGAAACCTTTCCCTTGCGCGACCGCGTCCAGGTCATCCAGGGCAGCGCCTTCGACCCCAATCCAGTCCGTCAGACCATCGCAGACGCCGATGTAGTCCTGTCAGCGCTTGGGGCAAACTCCCTGAAGAAGGAGGACGTCCTTGAACACGCCGTCCCCCAGATCGTCGCCGCCATGCAGGAGACATCTACTCAGCCAAAGCCCGTCCGCCGCATCATCGTCCTCGGCTCCGCTGGCGCGCTCTCCACATCGCTCGATAAGCAACCCGCATGGCGCCGCTGGATCGTCCAGAACATCGTCTACAACACCTTCCTCAAATGGCCAGTGGCGTCGCAGATCTCGCAGTGGAACACCCTCTCCCACAGCAGCCTCGACTGGACCATGGTGATGCCTCCCATGCTCACCAACACGCCCGGCCACGGCACCTATCGCATCGACGGCGATGCCTTGCCCCCAAGCGGCAGCCGCATCTCTCGCGAGGACGTAGCCGACTTCATAATGCAACAGATCGACGATCCTCAATGGATCCGCAAAGGCGTCTACATCACCTGGTGACAAGTGTCCGAGAAGCGTTAGTTATTCCTCGCCGTCTCCGTGTTCCCAGCCATCTTTACCGCGTGAGCCACATCCGTCCTCTGGCTCGTCTTGCCAAAGTCGGTCTGGCGCGCTGCTGCCGTGTAGAACGCCCGAGCCTCCTCGGGCTTCTTGTCTTCCTCTGCCGCCATCCCGGCGCTCATCAGCCATTCAACCGATTCGGGCTCAGCTTCAAAGCCATCTTGTACTCCACCAGCGCCTCGTCCGGTCTCTCCTCCATCATCAATAGATCCCCCACCATTTCTCGCGCGGGAATATCCACCTCGCCCTGTCCGAGCTCGTCCTGCTGGTCGGCGGCCCTGCGCATCGCCGTCACTGCCTCCTCAGGCTTGTTCTCCCCGAACGCCTGCCACCCCACCATCTCGTTCCTCTCCACCTCCATCGAGCTGATGCGCGACGCATACGGAGATTTCTTCAACGCGTCAACTCCCTTATCAAACTCCCTCAGCGCAGAAGCCGCCAGCTTCGCATCCTTCAGGTGTCCAGCCGCCACACCCTGGCCCCAGTACGTATCGAACTTCAGATACTCCTTCGAACCCGGTGCTGGGGTCTCCGCTGCCAGCATCTTCCAGTCATGCATCTCGATCCCGTACACTGCCCTCACTTCGTTGTCCAGGCGGTTTCCGCCGTGCTTCATCGCCAGTGCGTCAAACGCCGCCCCGTCCACATCGTTGGGATACGCAGTGTGCAGCGCATTCATCTTCGCCTCATACGCGTCCGCCCGCTGCTGAAACGTCGTATCCTTCGCATCGGAAGGATCGAAGAACGCGCTCAAAGCCCGATATACGCCTGCTCTCTCGCCGTCACTATTGCAGGAGGCGCAGCCAGCCTCCGGGCCTCTGCCATCTCCTCCGCACCCGTCTTCAGCGCGGCGGCCTCCGGCTCTCCCCACAACTCCTGGTACTTCGTCATTGCCACGCCCCAGTGAGCCATCGCGCATGCCGGGTCGTCCTTCGCGATCGCACGAAACTGCATCTCCGACTGGGTGTATCCAAACGGGTGCAGCAACGTTACTCCGTGCTCCATCGGCCCTTGCGATCGCACTGCGCACGAGGTCGGAAACGAAACCCGCCGCCCCCAGCGTCTTATTCGCATCATCATGATGATGGTGGTGCTCCGCCGGCATATCAGGCATCGACTGGCCATACGCGATACCAGAGGGCATCACGACTGCGCACATCGCCCCGCACAATGCTCCACAGGCTATGCCGCGAAGCGCGTCTTCGCAACGGCTATCCCGCTACTAATCTTGCAACCGCACGCCGCCCTTTTGTTTTGCATTCCGCAATGAAGCGGAGGAGCCTGCTTACTCTTCTATGCTCCACAGGTATGCTTCACAATCCATTCCGTGACCTGAGCAGGACCTCGCATTAACCGAAATGCTCCCGCCCGCAGTAAAGTAACACTGTCTCTCAAAGGAGCTTCCGTGAAGCCAGCGAACCGAATCGCCTCTACCTTCCTACTCGTCACGCTAGCGAGCATCGCCGCGAAGGCGCAGACCCCGGCAACCCCGCAGCCATCAGCTCCTCCCACGCTGATCGGCTCCATCGCAACTCGAAGCGACTGGCCTCAGGCTAAGCCCGAGGACGTCAAATCTCCTGAAGCGATTCTGAACGCTGTTTACAGCGTCATCTCCGGTCCTAAGGGTCAGACGCGTGACTGGGACCGCATGCGTTCTCTCTTCATCCCGGATGCGCGCCTTATTCCCGCGGTGACGTCACCTACTAGTGGCCATAGCGATGCAGTGGTTCTTACGATTGACAGCTATATCGCCCGTAGTCAGGGGCGTATGACTGCGAATGGATTCTTTGAGCGCTCTATTCACAATGAGATTGAGCAGTTCGGCAATATCGTTCAGGTCTGGAGCACTTACGAGTCTCGCCACAACGCTGATGACCCTGCTCCTTTTACTCGGGGGATCAATAGCTTTCAGTTGCTGAAGGATGGGGACCGGTATTGGGTCGTCAATATCTTCTGGGATTCGGAGTCTTCTGCCAATCCGATCCCTGCTAAATATCTTCCGAAGTAGTTTTTTTCTGGCGCTGGTGGAAGGGGGTTTTAATTGGGGTTTTTGGGGAAAAGGGTGTGTTTGTTGTGGTGATTTGGTGGTGAGAACGTGGTGGTTTGCGTGGTAAACGTGGTGAGTTAGCAGCGTGTTTTTGGGGTGCTAAAAATACGCCACTTTTTCAAACTTTATTTTGGGAGAGACTCTGTCCTGCCGGACGGGCTCCCTGCGCGGGAGGCGGTCACTTCGTGACTTGTATACCGCTTCGCGTGGTCCTCCCGTTGGTCGGAGGGATGATTGTGCCGACCAACGGGAGGCCCCATGCTGCTCGTCCTGCCTGGACCGGTATACGCGTCACGAAGTGACCGCCTCCCGCGCAGTGGGCCCGTCCGGCAGGACAGAGTCTTTCAGAGGGGTTAGCTCAGCGTCTCCATCAGCTTGTTGATCGTCCGATTCAGGTCCTTGTCGGCACGACGCTGCTCGTCGATCTTCGAGATCGAGTGCATCACCGTCGTATGGTGCTTGCCGCCAAACTGCCGCCCAATCTCCGGCAGGGAAGCCTCCGTCAACTGCTTGGCCAGGAACATCGCAATCTGCCGCGGCACCACAATCTGGCGGGAGTTATTCTTCTGCTTCAACTCCGCAACCCGCATCCCAAACTGCTCAGCTACCGTGCGCTGAATCGTCTCAATCGTGATCTTGCGAACCTGGGTGTCGATGAACTGCTTCAGGCACTGCTGCGTGACGGCAAGGGTGATCTCCACACCATGCATGCTGCACCAGGCGATCAGCCGCACCAGCGCGCCCTCAAGCTCCCGCACATTGGTCCGGACGTTCGAGGCGATAAACATCGCTACGTCGGTTGGGAGTTGCGTCTGCTCGCTCTCGGCCTTCTTCTGCAGGATCGCGACTTTGGTTTCGAGATCCGGCGGCTGAATGTCGGCGATCAAACCCCACTCGAAGCGCGACCGCAGACGATCTTCAAAGTCGGCCAGCTCTTTGGGCGGTCGGTCGCTGGCAATGACGATCTGCTTCATGCTCTCGTGGAGGGTGTTGAAGGTGTGGAAGAACTCCTCCTGGGTCCGCTCCTTGCCGGCTAGAAACTGGATGTCGTCGATCAACAACACGTCGACGTTGCGGAACTTGTCGCGGAAGCCGGTCATCTTGTCGTACCGGACCGAGTTGATCATCTCGTTGGTGAACTTTTCGCCGCTGACGTAGCTGATGGAGGCGTGCGGCTGCCTGCGCTTTACGTCATGTCCGATGGCATGCATCAGGTGGGTCTTGCCCATGCCGACGCCGCCGTAGAGGAAGAGCGGGTTGTAGGCCTTGGAGGGCCGTTCGGCCACGGCCTGGGCCGCTGCTGTGGCGAACTGGTTGCCGCTGCCGATGACAAAGGCGTCGAACTGATAGCGCGGGTTGAGCTGGGAGGCTGCACTCCAGTCGAATCGAGCCTGCTCCGGCGCTGGCCCTGAGACTGAGTTGGTCGATGCGCCGAGGCGCTGCCTGGGTGCGCTCTGGCTGTGGCTAGGCACGGGAGCAAAGCCGCCGTCCTCCCGCACCTTGGGGGCGCGGGGGTCCTGTTCGGGCGTGGTGAAGGCGACGGACTCGACGTCGAGGCCGAGATTGTCGATCGCTTCCTGGATTAGGTCGGCGTAGCGGTCGCCGATGTGCTGGAAGTCGGTGGAGGGAATTCGCACGAAGAGCTTTTTGCCCTCGAGGTGTGAGAACCGTGTCGGCTTGAGCCATGTCTCGTAAGACTGGCGGTTGATCTTCTTCTCAAGGGCAGCCAGAATACGAACCCAATAATTCAATACGGCGGTAGCCGTCGGAACGAATGACATTCTTAATTTCCTTGTCTTGTTTCCTGTTCCAAACCAGACGTGGCACTTCTTTCAGTCGTGCAGGTTCACACGATAAGCAGCAAATAGGAGTCCATACCTGGCCCCTGAGGACAAGGTTCACACGGCCCCTGTGTTGCTAGAATGCTCTCCGCTGGGCACCCTTGCAACCTTGGCTGCGGAGAGGAGTAGTTCAACGTGAATCAGAGTGCGGGACGGCTGGGCTTGCAGAAAAACGTCTTGCGAATCGGGTTCGATAGTAGCACGGAAAAGACGACGTTTTTCAATGCATCCGATCAAAAAAAAGAAGTTGCACCATTAGCAGTGAAGACGGTGAAATCAAGCGTCTGTAGCAGGGAGAAAATACGTTGCGACTGGATGTTTCTTCTCTACTACTGCGAAGTTTCTTGTGATAAGAGATTCGCGATCCGGTCTCCTTGCGTGGTTGGTTGATATCACTATCAGGATATCCGGTGTGTCTGTTTTGCGGTGCATGTTCGCGCCTTTGGTGGTAGTGATTTTCTTTTACAGGATAGTTAGTTGAGTCGTCTCATTTTGAAACTTTCATCTCCCATCGCACTCCGTCGTCGCTGCGAAGGAGTTCGATGGCTAATCCGATCAAGACTCTTCGCTGAAGATAAGTTCGTCACTGGCACAAAGGACGCAGTGGATTGGGCTGTGAAAATTCGGTCTGATCGGGTATACTCAGAGATTGTTGCAACAGCCTAAAAGTTTGAGCAGGTGTTCTACCCTGCGCAGGAGTTTTTTGTCATGCCGAAGCGTACTTTTCAACCCAACCGCCGCCATCGCGCCAAGACCCACGGCTTTCTTTCCCGCATGAAGACCAAGGCGGGAGCAGCTGTGCTTAGCCGTCGCCGCGCCAAGGGCCGTCATAAGATCGCCGTCAGCGCCGGTTTCCGCGACTAGTCTTTTGCGTATAGTGAATCAACGCCTTCAAGGCTCTTGATGTTCCGGTTTCGCGGAACCCGTAAACGACAGCAATCTCAAAAAAGTATCCATGGTTTCTATAGACCATCGAGGAGGGCTATTGCCCCCTTCGATGGTCTGTGTCTTTTTGACACTAAGCCTCGTGAGCCTCGCTAGCCCGATCGTCCACATTCGAAACGAGTTTCCGTACGTCGGAGAT contains:
- a CDS encoding NAD(P)-dependent oxidoreductase, yielding MKIALFGASGATGRLLTQRCLAAGYQVTALLRTPETFPLRDRVQVIQGSAFDPNPVRQTIADADVVLSALGANSLKKEDVLEHAVPQIVAAMQETSTQPKPVRRIIVLGSAGALSTSLDKQPAWRRWIVQNIVYNTFLKWPVASQISQWNTLSHSSLDWTMVMPPMLTNTPGHGTYRIDGDALPPSGSRISREDVADFIMQQIDDPQWIRKGVYITW
- a CDS encoding nuclear transport factor 2 family protein — its product is MKPANRIASTFLLVTLASIAAKAQTPATPQPSAPPTLIGSIATRSDWPQAKPEDVKSPEAILNAVYSVISGPKGQTRDWDRMRSLFIPDARLIPAVTSPTSGHSDAVVLTIDSYIARSQGRMTANGFFERSIHNEIEQFGNIVQVWSTYESRHNADDPAPFTRGINSFQLLKDGDRYWVVNIFWDSESSANPIPAKYLPK
- the dnaN gene encoding DNA polymerase III subunit beta translates to MTLPTETSAAQAPTGNLEITVSRTELLRELTAAQSVVERKTTIPILSNFLFEATQGEGGDRLTITATDLDQSLRTSCAAKVKKAGACTIPARKLYDYIKLLPEGEISIKLMDNHWVQIRAGRSNTKMVGMARANFPQVPEFPASGAVKISVPSLKNMVSKTIFAISNEESRYTLNGALLVLKAESMAMVATDGHRLAHIEKMGETLDGVSGEKKTLIPRKALSELSSLLGATEAETLEFGDDDQTLFFRVGGRVLTSRKLTGQFPNYEAVLPRDNNKFVIVRSEDLMGSIQRVAQFADERSGAIKIRLEQNELKLSSSSTDAGESEDTIETPYNYDPLVVGFNSQYLIDFLKAIGNSGEVRLEFKDAQSAGQMRPEDANEDVKYRYILMPMRI
- the dnaA gene encoding chromosomal replication initiator protein DnaA, whose translation is MSFVPTATAVLNYWVRILAALEKKINRQSYETWLKPTRFSHLEGKKLFVRIPSTDFQHIGDRYADLIQEAIDNLGLDVESVAFTTPEQDPRAPKVREDGGFAPVPSHSQSAPRQRLGASTNSVSGPAPEQARFDWSAASQLNPRYQFDAFVIGSGNQFATAAAQAVAERPSKAYNPLFLYGGVGMGKTHLMHAIGHDVKRRQPHASISYVSGEKFTNEMINSVRYDKMTGFRDKFRNVDVLLIDDIQFLAGKERTQEEFFHTFNTLHESMKQIVIASDRPPKELADFEDRLRSRFEWGLIADIQPPDLETKVAILQKKAESEQTQLPTDVAMFIASNVRTNVRELEGALVRLIAWCSMHGVEITLAVTQQCLKQFIDTQVRKITIETIQRTVAEQFGMRVAELKQKNNSRQIVVPRQIAMFLAKQLTEASLPEIGRQFGGKHHTTVMHSISKIDEQRRADKDLNRTINKLMETLS
- the rpmH gene encoding 50S ribosomal protein L34, coding for MPKRTFQPNRRHRAKTHGFLSRMKTKAGAAVLSRRRAKGRHKIAVSAGFRD